Proteins found in one Serinicoccus marinus DSM 15273 genomic segment:
- the paaN gene encoding phenylacetic acid degradation protein PaaN: MATTATTHPLLDTHRETLEAATQALRERSYYSRYPESPSPRVYGEGSSERGQLAHQETLNKDFDGLAEQPTTGRSVGSEKSPYGPTLGVRYPELDVEAAMTAAQEAMPAWRDAGAEVRAAVLTEAIERINARSHEMAHAVMHTSGQPFVMSFQAGGPHAQDRALEAVVVALEEQRRVPGSVTWEKPAKGDPIRMQKDYRVVPRGVALVIGCNTFPTWNAYPGIFASLATGNPVVIKPHPRAVLPLALTTQIARETLAEAGFDPALVQLAAEDDGGTLAKDLALHDAVKIIDYTGGPGFGHWLETEAAGAGKLVYTEKAGLNTVVVDSTDDLKGMLGNLAFSFSLYSGQMCTAPQNVYVPPTVRTDEGDLSAGEFADKLGQAISRFTADDAKAVEILGATVNDDVRGRATDIPALADRLGGDVVLDSRAVAHPAYPDAVVRTPALVGVDATNDQAYTQECFGPVAFVVRTEDTADSLRRFSRTVAEHGGMTAAVYATDEEVLDDAREAAADAGVALSENLTGQIFVNQTAAFSDFHGTGANPAANAAYADAAFVANRFRVITSRRHV; this comes from the coding sequence ATGGCCACGACCGCGACGACGCACCCCCTGCTGGACACCCACCGCGAGACCCTGGAGGCGGCGACGCAGGCCCTGCGGGAGCGCAGCTACTACAGCCGCTACCCCGAGTCGCCGAGCCCCCGCGTCTACGGCGAGGGCTCCTCCGAGCGTGGCCAGCTCGCCCACCAGGAGACGCTCAACAAGGACTTCGACGGGCTCGCAGAGCAGCCCACGACCGGCCGCAGCGTCGGCTCGGAGAAGAGCCCCTACGGCCCGACCCTCGGGGTGCGCTACCCCGAGCTCGACGTCGAGGCCGCGATGACCGCGGCCCAGGAGGCGATGCCCGCCTGGCGCGACGCCGGCGCCGAGGTCCGCGCCGCGGTCCTCACCGAGGCCATCGAGCGGATCAACGCCCGCAGCCACGAGATGGCGCACGCGGTCATGCACACCTCGGGGCAGCCCTTCGTCATGTCCTTCCAGGCCGGCGGCCCGCACGCGCAGGACCGCGCGCTCGAGGCGGTCGTCGTCGCGCTCGAGGAGCAGCGGCGCGTCCCCGGCTCGGTGACCTGGGAGAAGCCGGCCAAGGGTGACCCGATCCGCATGCAGAAGGACTACCGCGTGGTGCCGCGCGGCGTGGCGCTGGTCATCGGCTGCAACACCTTCCCGACGTGGAACGCCTACCCCGGCATCTTCGCCAGCCTCGCCACCGGCAACCCGGTCGTCATCAAGCCGCACCCGCGCGCCGTCCTGCCGCTCGCGCTGACCACCCAGATCGCCCGCGAGACGCTCGCCGAGGCCGGCTTCGACCCGGCCTTGGTGCAGCTCGCGGCCGAGGACGACGGCGGCACGCTCGCCAAGGACCTCGCCCTGCACGACGCGGTCAAGATCATCGACTACACCGGCGGCCCCGGTTTCGGCCACTGGCTGGAGACCGAGGCGGCGGGCGCGGGCAAGCTCGTCTACACCGAGAAGGCCGGCCTCAACACCGTCGTCGTCGACTCCACCGACGACCTCAAGGGCATGCTCGGCAACCTCGCCTTCTCCTTCTCGCTCTACTCCGGGCAGATGTGCACCGCCCCGCAGAACGTCTACGTCCCGCCGACCGTCCGCACCGACGAGGGCGACCTGTCCGCCGGGGAGTTCGCCGACAAGCTCGGCCAGGCCATCAGCCGCTTCACCGCTGACGACGCCAAAGCGGTCGAGATCCTCGGCGCCACGGTCAACGACGACGTCCGCGGCCGCGCGACCGACATCCCCGCCCTGGCCGACCGCCTCGGCGGCGACGTCGTCCTCGACAGCCGCGCGGTCGCCCACCCCGCCTACCCCGACGCCGTGGTGCGCACCCCCGCCCTGGTGGGGGTCGACGCGACCAACGACCAGGCATACACGCAGGAGTGCTTCGGCCCGGTCGCCTTCGTCGTCCGCACCGAGGACACCGCCGACTCGCTGCGCCGCTTCTCGCGGACCGTCGCCGAGCACGGCGGCATGACCGCGGCGGTGTATGCCACCGACGAGGAGGTCCTGGACGACGCGCGGGAGGCCGCCGCGGACGCCGGGGTGGCGCTGTCGGAGAACCTCACCGGCCAGATCTTCGTCAACCAGACGGCCGCCTTCTCCGACTTCCACGGCACCGGCGCCAACCCCGCGGCCAACGCCGCCTACGCGGATGCCGCCTTCGTCGCCAACCGGTTCCGGGTCATCACCAGCCGGCGCCACGTCTGA